From Halorubrum salinarum, the proteins below share one genomic window:
- the fdhF gene encoding formate dehydrogenase subunit alpha produces MSSEPDNATKTICPYCGVGCGIRVLEGDEPGEMRFMPWGDAPVNEGSVCIKGGAATQVVDHEDRLTEPLIKENGEFREATWEEALGRVVDEMRSIREEHGPDGMGFFGSSKTFNEENYLIQKLARRYGTNQVDNCTRMCHASTVWALRTSLGMGAMTNSMADLEDSADVLWIQGANPGEQHPIANSQYFRQAVLEGATVIQVDPHANKTTRSFEIDETDRHMHLQLKPGTDIPLLNVVLKTILDRHEEEPDAGWIDEEFVEERTKGFDHLKETLADFDVEAAAEECGVPLEDIELAAEKYAMANDAAIFTGMGMSQHTCGVDNVQNEINLALVTGNLGRPGTGVNPLRGQNNVQGTCDVGAMPNVLPGYQLVDDDEARESVEEVWGFEVPEEPGLTNVEISHAIGDTVHGLYVMGENPIMSEPDGNETERRFREELDFMVVQDIFMTETAELADVVLPATTWAERDGTVTNTDRRVQRMRGVHKVHENTRHDLDILCEVGTRLFDGDEFDFDGPEEVFEELREVCPIMHGMTYDALGEAGIHWPCYEEGDEGDSFLYEDSFETDDGLGRIEGVVHQEPKETPDEEYPLVLTTARLEEHYNTGTMSRRSPTLSKQHPENFVDVHPNDAERYGIEDGDHVTLKSRRGEITVRADVTEDIKEGVVWTTPHFAAASANRLTNDVLDERAKIPEYKAASAEIEVGIEPAGDGAASADD; encoded by the coding sequence ATGTCCAGTGAACCGGACAACGCGACGAAGACGATCTGCCCGTACTGCGGCGTGGGGTGCGGGATCCGCGTGCTCGAAGGCGACGAGCCGGGCGAGATGCGCTTCATGCCGTGGGGCGACGCGCCGGTGAACGAGGGGAGCGTCTGTATCAAGGGCGGCGCGGCGACGCAGGTCGTCGACCACGAGGACCGGCTGACGGAGCCGCTGATCAAGGAAAACGGCGAGTTCCGCGAGGCGACCTGGGAGGAGGCGCTCGGCCGCGTCGTCGACGAGATGAGGTCGATCCGCGAGGAGCACGGTCCGGACGGGATGGGATTCTTCGGCTCCTCGAAGACGTTCAACGAGGAGAACTACCTCATCCAGAAGCTGGCGCGCCGGTACGGGACGAATCAGGTGGACAACTGCACGCGGATGTGCCACGCCTCCACCGTCTGGGCGCTTCGCACCAGCCTCGGCATGGGCGCGATGACGAACAGCATGGCCGACTTGGAGGACTCGGCGGACGTGCTGTGGATCCAGGGCGCGAACCCCGGCGAGCAGCACCCGATCGCCAACAGCCAGTACTTCCGGCAGGCCGTCCTGGAGGGCGCGACCGTCATCCAGGTCGACCCGCACGCGAACAAGACCACCCGGTCGTTCGAGATCGACGAGACCGACCGGCACATGCACCTCCAGCTGAAGCCCGGCACCGACATCCCGCTCCTGAACGTCGTCCTCAAGACGATCTTGGACCGTCACGAGGAAGAGCCCGACGCGGGCTGGATCGACGAGGAATTCGTCGAGGAGCGCACGAAGGGGTTCGACCACCTGAAGGAGACGCTCGCGGACTTCGACGTGGAAGCGGCCGCCGAGGAGTGCGGCGTCCCGCTGGAGGACATCGAACTCGCCGCCGAGAAGTACGCGATGGCGAACGACGCCGCCATCTTCACCGGGATGGGGATGAGCCAGCACACCTGCGGCGTCGATAACGTCCAGAACGAGATCAACCTCGCGCTGGTCACGGGGAACCTCGGCCGGCCCGGCACCGGCGTCAACCCCCTGCGCGGGCAGAACAACGTCCAGGGCACCTGCGACGTGGGCGCGATGCCGAACGTGCTCCCGGGGTACCAGCTCGTCGACGACGACGAGGCGCGCGAGAGCGTCGAGGAGGTGTGGGGCTTCGAGGTCCCGGAAGAGCCCGGGCTGACGAACGTCGAGATATCCCACGCGATCGGCGACACCGTCCACGGGCTCTACGTCATGGGGGAGAACCCGATCATGAGCGAGCCCGACGGCAACGAGACGGAGCGCCGCTTCCGCGAGGAGCTCGACTTCATGGTGGTCCAGGACATCTTCATGACCGAGACCGCCGAGCTCGCGGACGTGGTCCTCCCGGCGACGACGTGGGCCGAGCGCGACGGCACCGTCACCAACACCGACCGCCGCGTCCAGCGCATGCGCGGCGTCCACAAGGTCCACGAGAACACGCGCCACGACCTCGACATCCTCTGTGAGGTCGGGACGCGGCTGTTCGACGGCGACGAGTTCGACTTCGACGGGCCTGAGGAGGTGTTCGAGGAGCTGCGCGAGGTCTGCCCGATCATGCACGGGATGACCTACGACGCGCTCGGCGAGGCCGGGATCCACTGGCCCTGCTACGAGGAGGGCGACGAGGGCGACTCGTTCCTCTACGAGGACTCCTTCGAGACCGACGACGGCCTCGGCCGCATCGAGGGCGTCGTCCACCAGGAGCCGAAGGAGACCCCCGACGAGGAGTACCCGCTCGTGTTGACCACGGCGCGGCTCGAAGAGCACTACAACACCGGGACGATGAGCCGCCGCTCGCCCACGCTCTCGAAGCAGCACCCGGAGAACTTCGTCGACGTCCACCCGAACGACGCCGAGCGGTACGGCATCGAGGACGGCGACCACGTGACGCTGAAGTCCCGGCGCGGCGAGATCACCGTCCGCGCCGACGTGACCGAGGACATCAAGGAGGGCGTCGTCTGGACCACGCCGCACTTCGCGGCCGCGTCCGCGAACCGCCTCACCAACGACGTGCTCGACGAGCGCGCCAAGAT
- a CDS encoding glutathione-independent formaldehyde dehydrogenase, which produces MRAVVYQGPYEVAVEDVDEPEIEHPNDVVVDITTSCICGSDLHMYEGRTAAEEGIVFGHENMGIVSEVGDAVSTLEEGDRVVMPFNVSCGFCQNCEEGFTGFCTNVNPGFAGGAYGYVAMGPYPGGQAEKLRVPYADHNALKLPEGREHEDAFSLLADIFPTGWHGTELANLQPGESVAIFGAGPVGLMAAYSAKIKGAAEIYVVDQVPSRLELAEEHCDAHAIDFSEGDPVDQIIEEHGGMVDKGVDAVGYQATDPDDVDTETEDYSYQPAKENPAVVINNLIRVVRPTGELGIPGLYVPEDPGAPDDMAAQGRLGIDFGKFFEKGLKCGTGQCNVKEYNRYLRDMIIEGRADPSWVVSHRVDLEDAPEMYEAFDAREEGVTKVLLEP; this is translated from the coding sequence ATGAGAGCAGTTGTTTATCAAGGCCCGTACGAAGTGGCCGTCGAGGACGTGGACGAACCGGAGATCGAACACCCGAACGACGTCGTGGTCGACATCACGACCTCCTGTATCTGCGGGTCGGACCTCCACATGTACGAGGGGCGGACCGCGGCCGAGGAGGGGATCGTCTTCGGTCACGAGAACATGGGGATCGTCAGCGAGGTGGGCGACGCCGTATCGACGCTGGAGGAGGGCGACCGCGTCGTCATGCCGTTCAACGTCTCCTGCGGCTTCTGTCAGAACTGCGAGGAGGGGTTCACCGGCTTCTGTACCAACGTCAATCCCGGCTTCGCGGGCGGCGCGTACGGCTACGTCGCCATGGGCCCCTATCCGGGCGGACAGGCCGAGAAGCTTCGCGTCCCGTACGCCGACCACAACGCCCTGAAGCTCCCCGAAGGACGCGAACACGAGGACGCGTTCTCGCTGCTCGCAGACATCTTCCCGACGGGCTGGCACGGCACCGAACTGGCGAACCTCCAGCCCGGGGAGTCGGTCGCCATCTTCGGCGCCGGTCCGGTCGGACTGATGGCCGCCTACAGCGCGAAGATCAAGGGCGCCGCCGAGATATACGTCGTCGACCAGGTACCGAGCCGACTGGAGCTCGCGGAGGAGCACTGCGACGCCCACGCCATCGACTTCTCGGAGGGCGACCCCGTCGACCAGATCATCGAGGAGCACGGCGGCATGGTCGACAAGGGGGTCGACGCCGTCGGCTACCAAGCGACGGACCCCGACGACGTCGACACTGAGACCGAGGACTACTCCTACCAGCCGGCCAAGGAGAATCCCGCGGTCGTGATCAACAACCTGATCCGGGTGGTCCGGCCGACCGGCGAACTGGGGATCCCCGGCCTGTACGTCCCGGAGGACCCCGGTGCGCCCGACGACATGGCCGCGCAGGGGCGGCTCGGCATCGACTTCGGGAAGTTCTTCGAGAAGGGGCTCAAGTGCGGCACCGGCCAGTGTAACGTCAAGGAGTACAACCGGTACCTGCGCGACATGATCATCGAGGGCCGCGCCGACCCGAGCTGGGTCGTCTCCCACCGGGTCGACCTCGAAGACGCGCCGGAGATGTACGAGGCGTTCGACGCCCGCGAGGAGGGCGTCACGAAGGTCCTGTTAGAGCCCTGA
- a CDS encoding CobW family GTP-binding protein, whose translation MTDARIPVTVLSGYLGAGKTTLVNHLLSNPGDRRIAVILNDMGEVNVDAEKIARENDEEGVVDLSNGCICCRLQDDLLSEAAALADSREFDYLLVESSGISEPVPIARAFTEGTDDSDVDPRERFRLDTMVTVLDAYGFWKEFDAGETLPGGAQPETDRPLADVLVEGIEFCDVLLVNKTDMVPDDVLDRIESVAERLGPRAKRIRTTYSAVDPDEVLDTGRFDFAAAKGSAGWKRAIADEEADGHDHDGDGGGAHEGDGGGGHDHAHPEGAAAAHGVGSFVYRSSDPLDPGGLAEWLDDWDGSIVRAKGVVRVAGTDEVIGVSQAGPSVQAGPIGEWGPDDDRRTRLVFIGEDLDEARIREELGGLAADEGGPTADPGAVFPI comes from the coding sequence ATGACAGACGCGCGCATCCCGGTCACCGTCCTCAGCGGTTACCTCGGCGCCGGGAAGACAACGCTCGTGAACCACCTCCTCTCGAACCCGGGGGACCGGCGGATCGCCGTCATCTTGAACGACATGGGCGAGGTGAACGTCGACGCCGAGAAGATCGCCCGCGAGAACGACGAAGAGGGGGTCGTCGACCTCTCGAACGGCTGTATCTGCTGTCGGCTTCAGGACGACCTGCTCTCGGAGGCCGCGGCCCTGGCCGATTCCCGGGAGTTCGACTACCTCCTCGTGGAGTCGTCGGGCATCTCGGAGCCGGTGCCGATCGCGCGGGCGTTCACGGAGGGCACCGACGACAGCGACGTCGACCCGCGGGAGCGGTTCCGGCTGGACACGATGGTGACCGTCCTCGACGCGTACGGCTTCTGGAAGGAGTTCGACGCGGGCGAGACGCTGCCGGGGGGCGCACAGCCGGAGACGGACCGCCCGCTCGCGGACGTGCTCGTCGAGGGGATCGAGTTCTGCGACGTTCTCCTCGTGAACAAGACCGACATGGTCCCCGACGACGTGCTCGACCGGATCGAGTCGGTCGCGGAGCGGCTGGGACCGAGGGCGAAGCGGATCCGGACCACCTACTCGGCGGTCGACCCGGACGAGGTGCTCGACACCGGCCGGTTCGACTTCGCGGCGGCGAAGGGGTCGGCGGGGTGGAAGCGCGCCATCGCCGACGAGGAGGCGGACGGTCACGACCACGACGGGGACGGAGGAGGAGCTCATGAGGGTGACGGAGGCGGCGGCCACGACCACGCGCATCCGGAGGGCGCCGCCGCGGCCCACGGAGTCGGGTCGTTCGTCTACCGGTCGAGTGACCCCCTCGACCCGGGCGGGCTCGCCGAGTGGCTGGACGACTGGGACGGGTCGATCGTCCGGGCGAAGGGCGTGGTCCGCGTCGCCGGCACCGACGAGGTGATCGGCGTGAGCCAGGCCGGCCCGTCGGTCCAAGCCGGACCGATCGGCGAGTGGGGCCCCGACGACGACCGCCGGACGCGGCTGGTGTTCATCGGCGAGGACCTCGACGAGGCGCGGATCCGCGAGGAGTTGGGCGGGCTGGCGGCGGACGAGGGCGGGCCGACGGCGGACCCCGGTGCGGTGTTCCCAATTTAG
- the yqeC gene encoding selenium cofactor biosynthesis protein YqeC, which yields MDLTTALDARDATVCVVGAGGKKSTLFALADRLDRAVVTASVRIPIFDDRVAAVRVTEDPVAALDEAEEADWPLGLVPERDRSDRYLGYDTATVAEVADAAPGATLVKADGARLREFKAPGEREPQIPSNADVVVPIASAHVVGEPLTDDLVHRPEEVAAITGREVGSEIHPADVATVLASPAGGLKGVPSGATAIPVVNKVDDDADAAAARAVAGEILYRADVPRVLLTRLIAGDPVVEVVE from the coding sequence ATGGACCTGACGACCGCGCTCGACGCCCGCGACGCGACCGTCTGCGTCGTCGGCGCGGGCGGCAAGAAGTCGACGCTGTTCGCGCTCGCCGACCGGCTCGACCGGGCGGTCGTGACCGCGAGCGTCCGGATACCGATCTTCGACGACCGGGTCGCCGCGGTGCGCGTGACCGAGGACCCCGTGGCCGCGCTCGACGAGGCCGAGGAGGCCGACTGGCCGCTGGGGCTGGTCCCCGAGCGCGACCGGTCGGACCGATACCTCGGGTACGACACCGCGACCGTCGCGGAGGTCGCCGACGCCGCGCCCGGTGCGACGCTGGTGAAGGCCGACGGGGCGCGCCTCCGCGAGTTCAAGGCCCCCGGCGAGCGCGAGCCGCAGATCCCGTCGAACGCGGACGTCGTCGTCCCGATCGCGAGCGCGCACGTCGTCGGCGAGCCGCTCACCGACGACCTCGTCCACCGGCCGGAGGAGGTCGCCGCGATCACCGGTCGCGAGGTGGGATCGGAGATCCACCCCGCCGACGTGGCGACCGTCCTCGCGAGCCCGGCCGGCGGGCTGAAGGGCGTGCCCAGCGGCGCGACCGCGATCCCGGTCGTGAACAAGGTCGACGACGACGCGGACGCCGCCGCGGCGCGGGCGGTCGCCGGGGAGATCCTCTATCGCGCCGACGTGCCGCGCGTCCTCCTCACGCGCCTGATCGCGGGCGACCCGGTGGTCGAGGTCGTCGAGTAA
- a CDS encoding aldehyde ferredoxin oxidoreductase family protein, with translation MSRSRTRVLRVDLSAGETARERVPEGWRRDYVGGKGLGARYLYEELSPGTDPTGPGNVLALFVGPLAGYLPGETRYAAVTKSPLTGGFLDSYAGGDFADRLAGSLGDCLGLLVTGAADRPVRIEVEGGRARIEPSDAWGDDAAETAARFPDAGVACVGPAGERGAAYATVASDGGDHHAGRGGAGAVMGSKRLKAIVARDPPPAVPDDLAALRDRDAAAYGRDPTGEWQAAGETVETVDYADEVGILAAEGWTATGFDGADDIGVEAALERATGREGEDQTVSGGFRIDTPDGEVVPRGAAPITLGAGLGIDDFDRVVELCGLCDRLGLDVIGAGNAVAWAVRAGEAGVVDCPVSFGDADGAERLLESIAAREPSSGLAVDPDLPDALADGIDAAVDRFGGAALVPTVKSMALPGFDPRAAVGVALAYATSDRGACHRRARPQDTEPLARPDRSPADQVRDVVGEQNARSVLWSLVVDDFVGEAVWADLGAEWLAAVDHPAVDPAGRDDDAADDPVDALAGTGERIWTLARLFNAREGFDRADDALPEPLRTPAADGTPGVDADAFDRLLDRYYAARGWGERGLPTPETLDRLGLAGVADDATPLDERPIDPAAARSDD, from the coding sequence ATGAGTCGGAGCCGCACCCGCGTCCTCCGGGTCGACCTCTCTGCGGGCGAGACCGCCCGCGAGCGCGTCCCCGAGGGGTGGCGGCGCGACTACGTCGGCGGGAAGGGGCTGGGCGCGCGCTACCTCTACGAGGAGCTGTCGCCGGGGACGGACCCGACCGGCCCGGGGAACGTCCTCGCGCTCTTCGTCGGGCCGCTCGCGGGCTACCTCCCGGGCGAGACGCGCTACGCCGCCGTGACGAAGTCGCCGCTCACCGGCGGGTTCCTCGACTCGTACGCCGGCGGCGACTTCGCCGACCGCCTCGCGGGGTCGCTCGGCGACTGCCTCGGCCTGCTCGTGACGGGCGCCGCGGACCGCCCGGTGCGAATCGAGGTCGAAGGCGGGCGCGCACGGATCGAGCCGAGCGACGCGTGGGGCGACGACGCCGCCGAGACGGCCGCGCGGTTCCCGGACGCCGGCGTGGCCTGCGTCGGCCCGGCGGGCGAGCGCGGGGCGGCCTACGCGACGGTCGCGAGCGACGGCGGCGACCACCACGCCGGCCGCGGCGGCGCCGGCGCGGTGATGGGCTCGAAGCGGCTGAAGGCGATCGTCGCGCGCGACCCGCCGCCCGCGGTGCCGGACGACCTCGCCGCGCTCCGCGACCGCGACGCCGCGGCGTACGGCCGCGACCCGACCGGCGAGTGGCAGGCCGCGGGCGAGACGGTCGAGACGGTCGACTACGCCGACGAGGTCGGGATCCTCGCGGCGGAGGGGTGGACGGCGACCGGCTTCGACGGCGCCGACGACATCGGCGTCGAGGCCGCGCTGGAGCGCGCAACGGGGCGGGAGGGCGAGGATCAGACCGTCTCAGGCGGCTTCCGGATCGACACCCCTGACGGCGAGGTGGTCCCGCGCGGCGCGGCGCCGATCACGCTCGGCGCGGGGCTCGGGATCGACGACTTCGACCGCGTCGTGGAGCTCTGCGGGCTCTGCGACCGGCTCGGTCTCGACGTGATCGGCGCGGGCAACGCGGTCGCGTGGGCGGTCCGCGCGGGCGAAGCGGGGGTCGTCGACTGTCCCGTCTCGTTCGGCGACGCCGACGGCGCGGAGCGGCTGCTGGAGTCGATCGCGGCCCGCGAGCCGTCGTCGGGACTCGCCGTCGACCCGGACCTGCCGGACGCGCTCGCCGACGGGATCGACGCCGCCGTCGACCGGTTCGGCGGCGCGGCCCTCGTGCCCACGGTGAAGTCGATGGCGCTGCCGGGGTTCGACCCCCGCGCCGCCGTCGGGGTCGCGCTCGCGTACGCGACGAGCGACCGCGGCGCGTGCCACCGCCGGGCGCGGCCGCAGGACACCGAGCCCCTCGCCCGTCCGGACCGTTCTCCCGCCGATCAGGTGCGGGACGTGGTGGGCGAGCAGAACGCCCGCTCCGTGCTGTGGAGCCTCGTCGTCGACGACTTCGTCGGGGAAGCGGTCTGGGCCGACCTCGGTGCGGAGTGGCTCGCGGCGGTCGACCACCCCGCGGTCGACCCCGCCGGGCGCGACGACGACGCCGCGGACGACCCGGTCGACGCGCTCGCGGGGACCGGCGAGCGGATCTGGACGCTCGCGCGGCTGTTCAACGCCCGCGAGGGGTTCGACCGCGCGGACGACGCGCTCCCCGAGCCGCTCCGCACGCCCGCCGCGGACGGGACGCCCGGGGTCGACGCCGACGCCTTCGACCGCCTGCTGGACCGCTACTACGCCGCGCGGGGGTGGGGCGAGCGCGGCCTCCCGACGCCAGAGACGCTCGACCGCCTCGGCCTCGCGGGGGTCGCCGACGACGCGACCCCGCTCGACGAGCGGCCGATCGACCCCGCGGCGGCCCGTTCGGACGACTAA
- a CDS encoding Mrp/NBP35 family ATP-binding protein encodes MNESDVRERLADVRDPDLGGDIVSLGLVNDVAVADGTARISLALGAPFSPTESAIADDVRDALADTGLDVELSASIPDDLSADEQVLPGVQNVIAVASGKGGVGKSTVAVNLAAGLSALGARVGLFDADVYGPNVPRMVSAEQRPETDGETIVPPERFGVKLMSMDFLTGEDDPVIWRGPMVHKIITQLVEDVEWGDLDYLVMDLPPGTGDTQLTILQTLPLTGAVIVTTPQDVALDDAVKGLRMFGKHDTNVLGIAENMAGFRCPDCGGFHEIFGSGGGKGLAQEHDLPFLGGIPLDPDVRTGGDDGEPVVLEDGETADAFKVLVENVANNAGVVRRRGVGEGR; translated from the coding sequence ATGAACGAATCGGACGTGCGGGAGCGGCTCGCGGACGTGCGCGACCCGGACCTCGGCGGCGACATCGTCTCGCTCGGGCTGGTGAACGACGTCGCGGTCGCGGACGGGACCGCCCGGATCTCGCTCGCGCTCGGCGCCCCCTTCTCGCCGACCGAGTCGGCCATCGCCGACGACGTGCGCGACGCGCTCGCGGACACCGGCCTCGACGTGGAGCTGTCGGCGTCGATCCCCGACGACCTCTCGGCCGACGAGCAGGTCCTGCCGGGCGTCCAGAACGTGATCGCGGTCGCCTCGGGGAAGGGCGGCGTCGGGAAGTCGACCGTCGCGGTGAACCTCGCGGCCGGGCTCTCGGCGCTCGGCGCCCGCGTCGGCCTGTTCGACGCCGACGTGTACGGGCCGAACGTGCCCCGGATGGTGTCGGCGGAACAGCGGCCGGAGACGGACGGCGAGACGATCGTCCCCCCCGAGCGGTTCGGGGTGAAGCTGATGAGCATGGACTTCCTCACGGGCGAGGACGACCCCGTGATCTGGCGCGGCCCGATGGTCCACAAGATCATCACCCAGCTCGTCGAGGACGTGGAGTGGGGCGACCTCGACTACCTCGTGATGGACCTCCCGCCGGGCACCGGCGACACGCAGCTCACCATCCTCCAGACGCTGCCGCTGACGGGGGCGGTGATCGTCACGACGCCGCAGGACGTGGCCCTCGACGACGCGGTGAAGGGGCTCCGGATGTTCGGCAAACACGACACGAACGTCCTCGGCATCGCGGAGAACATGGCCGGCTTCCGCTGTCCCGACTGCGGCGGCTTCCACGAGATATTCGGCTCCGGCGGCGGGAAGGGGCTCGCGCAGGAGCACGACCTCCCGTTCCTCGGCGGCATCCCGCTCGACCCCGACGTGCGCACCGGCGGCGACGACGGCGAGCCGGTCGTCTTGGAGGACGGCGAGACCGCGGACGCGTTCAAGGTGCTCGTCGAGAACGTCGCGAACAACGCCGGCGTCGTGCGCCGCCGCGGGGTGGGCGAGGGCCGATGA
- a CDS encoding isopentenyl phosphate kinase, whose amino-acid sequence MTGPGAARGGADDADDAADSEAGAPPVVLKLGGSLITEKDRPETLDGDALDAACDAVADALAAGDVDRLAVVHGGGSFGHHHASEHGVSTTAGTRDADAVAAVHGAMKRLNAHVLDRLRERGVPAVPVHPLSLAARAAGTGGDLDLPLGSTATLLGEGFVPVLHGDGVATAGDGVTVVSGDELVVELAAGLGARRVGVCSTVPGVLDGDGDVIDAIDEFEAVADALGASDATDVSGGMAAKVRELLALDAPAHVFGAEGLAPFLRGEDAGTRID is encoded by the coding sequence GTGACGGGCCCCGGCGCGGCGAGGGGCGGTGCGGACGACGCGGACGACGCCGCCGACTCCGAAGCCGGCGCGCCGCCGGTCGTCCTCAAGCTCGGCGGCAGCCTGATCACCGAGAAGGACCGGCCCGAGACCCTCGACGGCGACGCGCTCGACGCCGCCTGCGACGCGGTGGCCGACGCGCTCGCGGCGGGCGACGTCGACCGGCTCGCGGTCGTCCACGGCGGCGGGAGCTTCGGGCACCACCACGCCAGCGAACACGGCGTGTCGACGACGGCCGGCACGCGCGACGCGGACGCGGTGGCGGCGGTCCACGGCGCGATGAAGCGGCTGAACGCGCACGTGTTGGACCGGCTCCGGGAGCGGGGCGTGCCCGCGGTGCCCGTTCACCCGCTGTCACTCGCGGCGCGGGCGGCGGGGACGGGCGGCGACCTCGATCTCCCGCTCGGGTCGACGGCGACGCTCCTCGGCGAGGGGTTCGTCCCGGTCCTCCACGGCGACGGCGTGGCGACGGCGGGCGACGGGGTGACGGTCGTCTCGGGCGACGAGCTGGTCGTCGAGCTCGCGGCGGGGCTCGGCGCGCGCCGAGTCGGCGTCTGCTCGACGGTGCCCGGCGTCCTCGACGGCGACGGCGACGTGATCGACGCGATCGACGAGTTCGAGGCGGTCGCGGACGCGCTCGGCGCGAGCGACGCCACCGACGTGTCGGGCGGGATGGCCGCGAAGGTGCGCGAGCTGCTCGCGCTCGACGCGCCGGCGCACGTGTTCGGCGCGGAGGGGCTGGCGCCGTTCCTGCGCGGCGAGGACGCCGGGACCCGGATCGACTGA
- the mvk gene encoding mevalonate kinase, whose translation MTVCEAPGKVYLFGEHAVVYGEPAVPAAIERRAAVTAEPRADDHVRVEAEDLSLDGFTVEYSGGTSDRPDVDVPTPLVEAAMGYVDAAVEQARDAADAPDAGFDITVESDIPLGAGLGSSAAVVVAGIDAATRALGEPLDRRELAERAYRAEFEVQDGQASRADTFCSTMGGAVRVEGDDCEPIDAPNLPFVVGFDGGAGDTGELVAGVRALRAEHEFAADTVESVGDLVREGERLLADADPESDPDPELLAALGELMDFNHGLLAALGVSARSLDAMVWAARDAGAHGAKLTGAGGGGCIVALDESDATETALSFTQGCEEAFRAELATEGVRVVEP comes from the coding sequence ATGACCGTTTGCGAGGCGCCGGGGAAGGTGTACCTCTTCGGCGAACACGCCGTCGTCTACGGCGAGCCGGCCGTGCCGGCGGCCATCGAGCGACGCGCCGCGGTGACCGCCGAGCCGCGCGCGGACGACCACGTGCGCGTCGAGGCGGAAGACCTCTCCTTGGACGGGTTCACCGTGGAGTACTCCGGGGGGACGAGCGACCGCCCGGACGTGGACGTGCCGACGCCGCTCGTCGAGGCCGCGATGGGGTACGTCGACGCCGCCGTCGAGCAGGCGCGCGACGCGGCGGACGCCCCCGACGCCGGCTTCGACATCACCGTGGAGAGCGACATCCCGCTGGGCGCGGGGCTGGGGTCGTCCGCGGCGGTGGTCGTGGCCGGCATCGACGCCGCGACGCGCGCGCTCGGCGAGCCGCTCGACCGCCGCGAGCTCGCCGAGCGGGCGTATCGGGCCGAGTTCGAGGTCCAGGACGGGCAGGCCTCCAGGGCGGACACCTTCTGTTCGACGATGGGCGGCGCGGTCCGGGTCGAGGGCGACGACTGCGAGCCGATCGACGCCCCAAACCTCCCATTCGTCGTCGGCTTCGACGGCGGCGCGGGGGACACGGGTGAACTGGTCGCCGGGGTCCGCGCGCTCCGCGCGGAACACGAGTTCGCGGCGGACACCGTCGAGTCCGTCGGCGACCTCGTCCGGGAGGGCGAGCGGCTCCTCGCCGACGCCGACCCCGAGAGCGATCCCGACCCGGAGCTGCTCGCGGCGCTGGGCGAGCTGATGGACTTCAACCACGGGCTGCTCGCGGCGCTGGGAGTCTCCGCCCGGTCGCTCGACGCGATGGTGTGGGCCGCTCGGGACGCGGGCGCGCACGGCGCGAAGCTCACCGGCGCGGGGGGCGGCGGCTGTATCGTCGCGCTCGACGAGAGCGACGCGACGGAGACCGCGCTCTCGTTCACCCAGGGCTGCGAGGAGGCGTTCCGCGCCGAGCTGGCGACCGAGGGCGTCCGGGTGGTGGAGCCGTGA